From the genome of Mixophyes fleayi isolate aMixFle1 chromosome 2, aMixFle1.hap1, whole genome shotgun sequence, one region includes:
- the LOC142139721 gene encoding olfactory receptor 52H1-like — MGDLALNTSFSHTDFLLCGFPGISQSRHALVIPFLFIYMIIVVSNGAMIYSIWMERTLHSPMYILISLLFVSNISYTTTILPKYLLGLIFELNQITLTGCFVQMFFIYLTGNYESLLLVLMAFDRYVAIRMPLHYHNIVTKRTLTLLIFIGWVRSFLCASLIVIFASKVQFCRSNIILNFACENMSLLNLACGDISNVQAVGLCIRVLFTLTDGTFVLVSYLTILCTVMKILVGKASEKAWQTCSTHLLVAMLMFSSGMCSSIVYRMGSLISRDVQNLISLMNFVIPTSVDPFIYGLRMKEIRNSLKKAFGKRKLTTSN, encoded by the coding sequence ATGGGAGACCTGGCCCTGAATACCAGCTTCTCACACACAGACTTCCTCCTCTGTGGCTTTCCTGGGATCTCACAGTCCAGACATGCCCTCGTTATACCATTTCTTTTCATCTATATGATCATTGTGGTCAGTAACGGTGCAATGATTTATTCAATCTGGATGGAGAGGACTCTTCACTCACCGATGTATATATTGATTTCTCTGCTTTTTGTCAGTAACATCTCCTACACCACCACCATCCTGCCAAAATATCTTCTTGGGCTAATATTTGAACTGAACCAGATAACGCTGACTGGCTGCTTTGTACAAATGTTCTTTATTTACTTAACAGGTAATTATGAATCTCTCTTACTCGTATTAATGGCATTTGACAGGTATGTGGCTATAAGAATGCCACTACACTACCATAACATTGTAACTAAACGAACATTGACGTTGCTCATCTTCATTGGTTGGGTTAGGAGTTTCCTCTGTGCTTCTCTGATAGTTATTTTTGCCTCAAAGGTTCAGTTTTGTAGATCCAACATCATTCTGAACTTTGCCTGTGAAAATATGAGTCTCTTGAACCTCGCTTGTGGAGATATCTCCAACGTCCAAGCTGTAGGTCTATGTATAAGGGTTCTCTTTACACTGACTGATGGGACCTTTGTCTTGGTCTCCTATCTGACCATTCTTTGTACAGTGATGAAGATATTGGTTGGAAAAGCTTCTGAAAAAGCCTGGCAAACCTGTAGCACACACTTGTTGGTGGCCATGCTAATGTTCTCATCTGGTATGTGCTCCTCCATCGTGTACAGAATGGGTTCTCTCATTTCACGAGATGTTCAGAACCTGATAAGCCTAATGAATTTTGTGATTCCAACGAGTGTTGACCCCTTCATCTATGGACTGAGAATGAAGGAAATCAGGAACAGCCTGAAGAAGGCATTTGGCAAGAGAAAGTTAACAAccagtaattaa